A portion of the Bacteroidota bacterium genome contains these proteins:
- a CDS encoding Gfo/Idh/MocA family oxidoreductase, protein MVKIGVLGAGFLGRIHINLLKKIADFELVGFYDPDKKNTEKAISEYNVKSFESIDSLLDAVDAIDIVTPTVSHYDCAVKALKMSKHIFIEKPITNTLDEAASLLKLTKEAGIIVQVGHVERFNPAFIAAKPYLKNPMFIESHRLAQFNPRGTDVPVVLDLMIHDIDIVLSLVKSNIKRISANGLAVLSNTPDIASARIEFTNGCVANLTASRISMNNMRRSRLFQKDAFISLDFLNKKTEVFMIKKKNGNKTNTFHMNIDLGNDKGEKIIYIEKPKIIENNAIEDELIGFYSAIKNKTTPLVSIDDGYSALNIAHSILDKVKSFEDLKI, encoded by the coding sequence ATGGTTAAAATTGGTGTTTTAGGAGCAGGCTTTTTAGGAAGAATTCATATTAATCTTCTAAAAAAAATTGCAGATTTCGAACTTGTTGGTTTTTACGACCCCGATAAAAAAAATACTGAAAAAGCTATCAGTGAATATAATGTCAAATCCTTCGAATCTATTGATAGTCTGTTAGATGCAGTAGATGCAATTGATATTGTAACTCCAACCGTTTCGCATTACGATTGTGCAGTGAAAGCTTTAAAAATGTCGAAACATATTTTCATCGAAAAGCCAATTACAAACACATTAGACGAAGCGGCCAGCCTTCTGAAACTCACAAAGGAAGCCGGAATAATTGTACAGGTTGGACATGTCGAAAGGTTTAATCCGGCATTTATTGCTGCCAAACCCTACCTCAAAAATCCGATGTTCATAGAATCGCACCGATTGGCACAATTCAATCCTCGCGGCACGGACGTTCCTGTAGTTCTGGATCTTATGATTCACGATATTGATATTGTTTTGAGCCTGGTTAAATCTAACATAAAACGAATAAGTGCAAATGGTTTGGCGGTTTTGAGCAATACTCCAGACATTGCAAGTGCAAGAATAGAATTTACTAATGGTTGTGTTGCAAACCTTACAGCAAGCCGTATTTCGATGAATAATATGCGTAGAAGCAGATTATTTCAAAAAGATGCCTTCATATCATTAGATTTTTTGAACAAAAAAACTGAGGTTTTTATGATTAAGAAAAAAAATGGCAATAAAACCAATACTTTTCATATGAATATTGACCTTGGGAACGACAAAGGTGAGAAAATCATTTATATTGAGAAGCCCAAAATTATTGAAAATAATGCCATAGAAGATGAGTTAATTGGCTTTTATTCAGCTATTAAAAACAAAACTACTCCTTTGGTTTCTATAGATGATGGTTATTCTGCTCTAAACATCGCACATTCTATTCTCGACAAAGTTAAGTCTTTTGAGGATTTGAAGATTTGA
- a CDS encoding amidohydrolase family protein, translating to MIYNTHIHIFKTEDIPVKFLPLKLVRFFASKSGSFFASKILNNINPFSNKDIFDRYKKFMSIGNLDSQEAIFDECQKFYPPDTKFVVLPMDMAFMEAGKVIRPYENQIEELAKLAQKNEKILPFLHIDPRRKGIFDFLKKCVEDWNFKGIKLYPPLGYFPYDKRLYPIYEYCENNNLPVISHCSPYNSVHFRGKKENLFKLLSEAKIKIETEGKNNKELCYYFAHPKNYEYVLKDFMKLKINLAHFGSDYFWDRFLDSPKEKENWFSIIRNMIVEYENLYTDTSFTLNNQNYFSLFKVLLANQKIRDKILFGSDYYMVETQTNERRFSLDLRAFIGENNFNIIARKNPKRFLGIK from the coding sequence ATGATTTATAATACTCACATTCACATTTTTAAAACAGAAGATATTCCTGTTAAATTTCTTCCCTTGAAGTTGGTTAGATTTTTTGCGTCAAAATCAGGCTCGTTTTTTGCCTCCAAAATCCTGAACAATATAAATCCATTCTCAAACAAAGACATTTTCGATAGATACAAAAAATTTATGAGTATTGGGAATTTAGATTCGCAAGAAGCAATTTTTGACGAATGCCAGAAATTTTATCCCCCCGATACAAAATTTGTGGTTTTGCCCATGGATATGGCATTTATGGAAGCCGGAAAAGTTATCAGACCATATGAAAACCAAATTGAAGAACTTGCAAAACTTGCACAAAAAAATGAAAAAATTCTTCCATTTCTCCATATTGACCCTCGACGAAAAGGAATTTTCGATTTTCTGAAAAAGTGTGTCGAAGATTGGAATTTTAAAGGTATAAAACTTTATCCACCGCTTGGCTATTTTCCTTACGATAAAAGACTGTATCCTATTTATGAATATTGCGAAAACAACAATCTGCCGGTAATTAGCCATTGCAGTCCGTACAATTCTGTGCATTTCAGAGGAAAAAAAGAAAACTTGTTTAAATTGCTTTCTGAAGCTAAAATCAAGATTGAGACGGAAGGGAAAAACAATAAAGAATTATGTTATTATTTTGCCCATCCGAAAAACTACGAATATGTTTTAAAAGATTTCATGAAACTTAAAATAAACCTTGCTCATTTTGGCTCAGACTATTTTTGGGACAGGTTTTTAGATTCGCCTAAAGAGAAAGAAAATTGGTTTTCGATAATCAGAAATATGATAGTTGAATATGAAAATTTATATACAGACACCTCATTTACTCTGAATAATCAGAACTACTTTTCTTTATTTAAAGTTTTGTTGGCAAACCAAAAAATAAGAGATAAAATTTTGTTTGGCTCCGACTATTACATGGTTGAAACTCAAACGAATGAGAGAAGGTTTAGTTTAGATTTACGAGCCTTCATAGGGGAGAATAATTTTAATATTATAGCACGAAAAAATCCAAAAAGGTTTTTAGGCATAAAATAA
- a CDS encoding sulfatase-like hydrolase/transferase, with the protein MKLRIFFLVKYSFFWIFYFIIMKAIFLAYNYSLTAELPVNDIFLIFYHGLKIDFSTIGYFLIFPSLLIIFSVVFSNIHFLKIIKIYSLLLIILATILTVIDMELYRNWGFRLDKTPLQYISNPKEMMASTDLLLVILLSLATIFISFIFILIYNKLHKAKIAKVKVRKTLNITLLIIIFFSLIIPIRGGFGVSTMNIGSVYFHKNLYANHAAINLVWNVIYSLTKTSDLNSFKFFEPKKATEIFEKLHSNNDIDEKITNSKNPNIIIIILESFSSKIIEPLGGKRGVTPNLNKLCNEGILFNNFYASGDRSDKGIVSILSGFPAQPTNSIIKFANKTQNLPFLSKDLKKVGYKSTFYYGGDLNFANMRSYFVNGEFDEIIDKSSFRKKDNNSKWGVHDHIVFDKLYKDIVSSKTQFFKVIFTLSSHEPFDVPLKSEFDGEDEGSRFLNSANYTDRFLGNFINKLKQTEKWDNTLIAIVSDHGSRLPNNTQYYELEKFKIPFLLIGGAITKASTVVSTIASQTDIPKIILNQLEIPSEKYLFSKSFFNTDPSSFAFFCFNNGFGFVTENSQIVYDNIGEKLILDQGIASEENLRNGKAYLQVVESHFNKH; encoded by the coding sequence ATGAAATTGCGAATTTTCTTTTTAGTGAAATATTCATTTTTTTGGATATTTTATTTCATAATAATGAAAGCCATTTTTTTGGCATACAATTATTCACTTACAGCTGAATTGCCTGTAAACGACATTTTTCTGATTTTTTACCATGGCTTAAAAATTGATTTTTCTACCATTGGCTATTTTCTAATATTCCCAAGTTTACTGATAATATTTTCAGTAGTTTTTTCTAATATTCATTTCTTAAAAATCATAAAAATATATAGCTTGCTGCTGATAATTCTGGCAACCATTCTCACAGTTATCGATATGGAATTGTATAGAAACTGGGGTTTCAGACTCGACAAAACGCCCCTGCAATACATTTCAAATCCGAAAGAAATGATGGCTTCAACTGATTTGTTGTTAGTAATACTTTTAAGTTTGGCAACAATTTTCATTAGCTTTATATTTATACTGATTTACAATAAATTACATAAGGCAAAAATTGCAAAAGTTAAAGTAAGAAAGACACTAAATATAACGTTATTGATAATCATTTTCTTCAGTCTGATAATCCCAATTCGAGGAGGCTTTGGCGTTTCTACTATGAATATTGGAAGCGTATATTTTCATAAAAACCTTTACGCAAACCATGCAGCAATAAATTTGGTTTGGAATGTAATCTACTCTCTTACAAAAACTTCCGATCTAAATTCCTTTAAGTTCTTTGAACCAAAAAAAGCAACAGAGATTTTTGAAAAACTTCATTCCAATAATGACATTGATGAAAAAATTACAAACTCAAAAAATCCAAATATTATCATAATTATTTTAGAAAGCTTCAGTTCTAAAATAATTGAACCATTAGGTGGAAAACGTGGAGTTACTCCTAATTTGAATAAATTGTGCAACGAAGGGATATTGTTCAATAATTTTTATGCTTCGGGCGACAGATCTGATAAAGGAATTGTATCAATTTTGAGTGGTTTTCCGGCTCAACCGACTAATTCAATAATTAAATTTGCAAACAAAACACAAAACCTTCCATTCTTGAGTAAAGATTTAAAAAAAGTTGGATATAAATCAACATTTTATTATGGTGGCGACTTGAATTTTGCAAATATGCGATCATATTTTGTGAATGGGGAATTCGATGAAATTATAGACAAATCCAGTTTCAGAAAAAAGGACAACAATTCTAAATGGGGAGTTCATGATCATATTGTTTTCGATAAATTATATAAAGATATTGTTAGTTCAAAAACTCAATTCTTTAAAGTGATTTTCACTTTGAGTAGCCACGAACCATTCGATGTTCCATTAAAATCGGAATTTGATGGCGAAGATGAGGGTAGCCGTTTTTTAAATTCAGCCAATTACACAGACAGATTTTTAGGAAATTTTATCAATAAACTAAAACAAACTGAAAAGTGGGATAATACACTTATAGCAATAGTTTCCGACCATGGAAGCAGATTGCCGAACAATACGCAATACTATGAATTGGAAAAGTTCAAAATACCTTTTCTATTGATAGGAGGAGCTATCACTAAAGCATCGACTGTAGTTTCAACAATAGCCTCTCAGACCGATATTCCAAAAATAATTTTGAATCAACTTGAAATTCCTTCAGAGAAATATTTGTTTAGCAAAAGCTTTTTTAATACCGATCCTTCATCATTTGCATTTTTTTGCTTTAACAATGGTTTTGGATTTGTTACTGAAAATTCTCAAATTGTTTACGATAATATTGGAGAAAAATTAATTCTCGATCAAGGTATCGCATCTGAAGAAAACCTAAGAAACGGGAAAGCATATCTTCAAGTTGTTGAAAGTCATTTCAATAAGCATTAA
- a CDS encoding DUF4328 domain-containing protein, giving the protein MGYYEFDLLERIRDGGIYCYQEAEFNDLIVGVIGILQSGLYIVSIVLFLNWFRRAYGNLHRIPVINLEYSETMAVWSFCIPIVSLYRPYKITKEIVKKTRNILTEILPEYKSASKQTILEFWLALFLIANYVGQFALKSIFKDDTIEQMITSTQAYMVSDFLDIIAAILTLMMIKQISQDETLLFEKINTGDNS; this is encoded by the coding sequence TTGGGTTATTATGAATTTGATTTACTTGAAAGGATAAGAGATGGTGGAATTTATTGCTACCAAGAAGCGGAATTTAATGACTTAATAGTGGGCGTAATTGGCATACTACAATCTGGATTATACATTGTCTCAATAGTGTTATTTCTTAACTGGTTTAGGCGAGCGTACGGAAATCTCCACAGAATTCCGGTTATAAACCTCGAATATTCTGAAACTATGGCAGTTTGGAGTTTCTGTATTCCAATAGTTAGCCTTTATAGACCTTATAAAATAACAAAAGAAATTGTAAAGAAGACAAGAAATATATTGACAGAGATACTTCCTGAATATAAGTCGGCTTCAAAACAGACAATTCTTGAATTTTGGTTGGCACTGTTTTTAATAGCAAACTATGTTGGACAATTTGCTCTTAAATCAATCTTCAAAGATGATACAATTGAACAAATGATAACTTCCACTCAAGCCTATATGGTTTCGGACTTTTTGGACATTATTGCAGCTATATTGACATTAATGATGATAAAACAAATATCTCAAGATGAAACACTATTATTTGAAAAAATAAATACTGGTGATAACTCTTAA
- a CDS encoding SDR family oxidoreductase, with amino-acid sequence MRILLTGATGYVARRLLIVLINLDYKVICCVRDKRRLDVSSSILQKVEIIEVDFLDPQSLKVLPLDIDAAYYLIHSMEASANSFYNLESSCALHFRDYINRTSAKHVIYLSGIVNQAELSNHLASRKNVEKILVSGNYNITVLRTGIIVGSGSASFEIIRDIVEKLPLMITPKWVLTRSQPIAIRDISSYLSKVLFNEKCMNQSFDIGGPEILTYKEMLLQYASVRKLKRRIITVPIMTTRFSSYWLFFITSTTFRLATNLVQSMKHEVVCKNNDLEKLLDIHPISYKEAIESAFVKIKQNMVISSWKDPVHDSNLSLKLSEHIEVPQFGCYMDRKSIKVENPEQVVENIWSIGGERGWYYATWLWKIRGFFDRLVGGVGLSRGRKHPTDIHVGAAIDFWRVIYDSRQENRLLLFAEMKLPGEAWLEFKIDQNNVLHQIATFRPKGVFGRMYWGITLPFHFFIFNGMIRNIAHTNITNGSGNNKTPVSEIF; translated from the coding sequence ATGAGGATATTATTAACAGGAGCTACAGGATATGTAGCAAGAAGACTATTGATTGTTCTAATAAATCTGGATTATAAAGTCATATGCTGTGTTCGAGATAAAAGAAGACTTGATGTAAGTTCAAGTATTTTACAAAAGGTAGAAATTATTGAAGTAGATTTTTTAGACCCTCAGTCTTTAAAAGTTTTACCACTTGATATTGATGCAGCCTATTACCTAATACATTCAATGGAAGCTTCTGCCAACAGTTTTTACAATCTTGAATCGAGCTGTGCACTGCATTTCAGGGATTATATTAATCGTACAAGTGCAAAGCATGTAATCTATCTTAGCGGAATTGTAAATCAAGCTGAACTTTCAAATCATCTTGCTTCAAGAAAAAATGTCGAAAAAATCCTTGTTTCAGGAAATTACAATATTACGGTATTGCGAACAGGAATTATTGTTGGATCCGGAAGTGCATCTTTTGAGATTATACGAGATATAGTTGAAAAATTACCCTTGATGATAACTCCCAAATGGGTACTTACGAGATCTCAACCTATAGCCATTAGAGACATAAGTTCTTATCTTTCAAAAGTCCTTTTTAATGAAAAGTGCATGAACCAATCGTTTGATATTGGTGGACCTGAGATCCTTACCTACAAGGAAATGTTATTGCAATATGCCAGTGTAAGAAAATTAAAACGAAGAATTATTACAGTCCCAATTATGACAACTCGCTTTTCTTCTTACTGGCTTTTCTTTATTACATCCACCACTTTTCGCTTAGCCACCAATCTGGTTCAAAGCATGAAACATGAGGTAGTTTGTAAAAATAATGATCTTGAAAAGCTTCTTGATATTCATCCCATTTCTTACAAAGAGGCCATAGAGAGTGCTTTTGTTAAGATTAAACAAAATATGGTAATATCAAGTTGGAAAGATCCAGTACACGATTCAAATTTGAGTTTAAAGCTTTCAGAGCATATTGAAGTTCCACAGTTTGGTTGTTATATGGACAGAAAGTCAATTAAAGTCGAAAACCCAGAACAAGTTGTTGAGAATATCTGGTCAATAGGCGGTGAAAGAGGCTGGTATTATGCTACCTGGCTATGGAAAATCAGAGGATTTTTCGACCGATTGGTAGGTGGTGTAGGACTCTCAAGGGGGAGGAAGCATCCTACTGATATTCATGTAGGTGCTGCCATTGATTTCTGGCGTGTTATTTACGATAGCAGACAAGAAAATAGACTTTTACTCTTTGCTGAAATGAAACTTCCAGGTGAAGCTTGGCTTGAGTTTAAAATTGATCAGAACAATGTATTACATCAAATTGCTACTTTCCGACCTAAGGGTGTATTTGGTAGAATGTATTGGGGAATAACTTTACCTTTTCACTTTTTTATTTTCAACGGTATGATAAGAAACATTGCACATACTAATATTACGAATGGAAGTGGCAATAATAAAACGCCGGTTTCTGAGATATTTTGA
- a CDS encoding cytochrome C, translating into MTMKLPESYYNRTSYVGTIITAISLLLILFIYILTSFFMDGGTYIGLLLYMLFPGLLILGLVLIPIGMLMRVRKIKQGKSEITPTHMVIDMNNPKHRNAAIIFVVGTILFLILTSIGSYEAFHYTESNRFCGGLCHQVMEPEYSTYQTSAHAHVKCVECHVGPGADWYVKSKMSGLYQVYAVLFDKYPKPIPTPITSLRPARETCEQCHWPEKFYPNRIRNEIHYLADSLNTQWNISYLMKIGPSHGSQGNSEGIHWHINRNIKIEYIESTPDREYIGWVKYINLETGDTTVYNDIEDPMDEETINTSSPRTMDCMDCHNRPSHQFLTPQDYIDNAISKGDISSDIPEIKKIAMELFTDSYDNYDTARAIIANAINESCRNNYPEFFAHQQQLIKHSIQGIIDAYTANNFPKMGSSWDTYPNHLGHVEYNGCFRCHDGNHKAENGKLIRRDCNLCHTILQQGLNENLVSVPFDDSLDFIHPVDIEEEWKTSICTDCHRYLY; encoded by the coding sequence ATAACTATGAAATTACCAGAATCCTATTACAATCGAACTTCCTATGTAGGAACAATAATTACTGCTATTAGTCTTTTACTAATTCTATTTATTTATATACTCACATCCTTTTTTATGGATGGTGGAACTTATATTGGTTTACTATTATATATGTTATTCCCCGGACTTCTCATTCTTGGTCTTGTTTTGATTCCTATTGGCATGTTAATGAGAGTGCGAAAAATCAAACAAGGCAAATCTGAAATAACTCCTACACATATGGTTATTGATATGAATAACCCTAAGCACAGAAACGCTGCAATAATATTTGTTGTAGGAACAATATTATTCCTGATTTTAACAAGTATTGGCAGTTATGAAGCTTTCCATTATACTGAATCAAATCGATTTTGTGGAGGGCTCTGCCATCAGGTTATGGAACCTGAATATTCTACATATCAAACTTCTGCTCATGCTCACGTGAAATGTGTTGAATGTCATGTTGGCCCAGGTGCCGATTGGTATGTTAAATCGAAGATGTCAGGATTATATCAGGTTTATGCAGTTTTATTCGACAAATACCCAAAACCCATTCCAACTCCAATAACCAGCCTTAGACCTGCCCGGGAAACTTGCGAACAGTGTCACTGGCCTGAGAAATTTTATCCTAATCGAATTCGTAACGAGATTCATTATTTAGCGGATAGCCTCAATACGCAATGGAATATTTCATATTTAATGAAAATCGGTCCATCACATGGCTCACAAGGAAATAGCGAGGGAATTCACTGGCATATAAACAGAAATATTAAAATAGAATACATTGAATCAACTCCAGACCGTGAATATATCGGATGGGTAAAATACATTAATTTGGAAACTGGTGATACTACAGTATATAATGACATAGAAGATCCTATGGATGAAGAGACTATAAACACCAGCTCTCCCAGAACAATGGACTGCATGGATTGTCATAATAGGCCATCACATCAGTTTTTGACACCTCAAGATTATATTGATAATGCAATATCTAAAGGTGATATATCATCTGATATTCCAGAGATAAAGAAAATAGCAATGGAGCTATTTACTGATTCCTATGACAACTATGATACGGCTCGGGCAATTATTGCAAATGCAATTAATGAATCGTGCAGAAATAATTACCCTGAATTTTTTGCTCACCAACAGCAATTAATCAAACATAGCATACAAGGAATAATAGATGCATATACTGCGAATAACTTCCCGAAAATGGGATCCAGTTGGGATACTTATCCAAATCATCTTGGACACGTTGAATACAATGGCTGTTTCAGGTGTCACGATGGCAATCATAAAGCAGAAAATGGAAAGTTAATTCGAAGGGATTGCAATCTATGTCATACCATCTTACAACAAGGATTGAATGAAAATCTAGTTTCCGTTCCCTTTGATGATTCACTGGATTTTATACATCCTGTTGATATAGAAGAAGAATGGAAGACGTCCATTTGTACCGATTGCCACAGATATCTGTATTAA
- a CDS encoding IS1 family transposase, with product MKCLKCNCTDRVKNGFAKGLQRYKCKECGYNYTVENRSGEYSRATKRKALQLYLEGLGFRSIGRILDVSNVSILNWIRDFGDNVKGLKSDNNSIKFVDLEEVNSYIKNKNKTVGVGSLLIDLEKDSSTSLLVTS from the coding sequence ATGAAATGTTTAAAATGTAATTGCACAGATAGAGTGAAAAATGGATTTGCAAAGGGTTTACAAAGATACAAATGCAAAGAATGTGGCTATAACTACACAGTTGAAAATCGTTCTGGAGAATATTCAAGAGCAACCAAAAGAAAGGCATTACAACTGTATTTAGAGGGTTTAGGATTTCGTTCAATAGGTCGAATTTTAGACGTAAGTAATGTATCAATCTTAAATTGGATTAGAGACTTTGGAGATAATGTTAAAGGATTAAAGTCAGATAATAATTCAATAAAATTTGTCGATCTTGAAGAAGTGAATAGCTATATTAAAAATAAAAATAAAACAGTTGGAGTTGGGTCGCTATTGATAGATTTGGAAAAAGATTCATCAACTTCTTTGTTGGTAACATCATAG